Sequence from the Candidatus Accumulibacter similis genome:
TGCACACGCTTGCCTGTCGCGGGGCGGTCGAAGCGGCGGACGGCCAGAGCCGCCTGCCCGGCGAAGGCGGTGGCTGCCGTTGGCAGGCCGGAAATCTCCGCCACCGGCACCAGGTGGATTTCCGGGATCGTGATGCCGCTGGCTTGTGCCCAGCGCATCGTCGCGTGTTCGTTCTCCGGTACACCCGGAAAACGCGCATCCGGCAGCTTGACGATCCAGTCGCCACCGGTACCACTGACCGGGATGGTCAGCCCGCGTCCAGCCTGCAGCGCCGAGAACTTGAGTTGCACGCCCGCCAGCGAGAAATGCCAGTGGTCCTCGCGCGGGATGGCGGGAGCCTCCGGCGCGGCGGCGTCTTCGCCTTGCGCGAGCGGATCGTCGGCGACGATGCGCACGGCGCCGGGCAGATCCTCGCCGAGGTGCTGCAGCAGGAAGAACTCGCGATGGACCGCGACGCCGGCCTGCCGGGCGATCAACTCGCGCAGCGGACCTTCCGGCAGCAGGTTGGAAAACCACGCTGGCGTTCGCTGCCGCGAGGAATGCACGTGCTCCGGATCGTCGACGAACTGCTGGCCGAGGACGGGCCGCGGATACGCGCTCCGGTACGACTCGAGCAGCCTGAACTCGCAACCATCGTTGCGCGTCAGCAGCAGTTGGCCGACGTGGGAATCGTTCAGCCAGACGGCGAGATGCTGCGCCACTCAGGCCTCCTCGTCGTCGATGATCAGCGACGCAATGCTCGGCCGGTCTGGCTCGCCCCAGCCGGCGCGGCGATCGAAGAAGGCCTGTACCCGCGGTCGCAGCCATTCTGCGCGCAGTTTCAGGAAAGCCGCGCCATCGCTGTCGACGAGGCGCTCGCGCGCCGCTTCGCTGATGCCATGCGAGGCCAGCATGGCTTCATCGGTGGTGCCGGCCAGCAAGCGGCGCACTCCGCCCGGAGCCGGCGGATGGAGGAGCCGGTTCGCCGCCGATTGCAGCGCTTCGTCGTTGCGGCCGGGACGCCGCGGCAGGATCTGCAACAGCGCCGACGGATCGTGCGCCGCCTGCCCGCGGCGCAGGAGTTGTCCGGCAGTCAGCCGTTCTCCCGTCGTCAGATCGCGTGGTTCGAGGCTGAGCAGCGCCAGCGTCAGCAGCTTGCCGGTGGCGAAGCGGAAGTTGAAGCGGTCGCTGACGTCGGGAAGCAGCGACGGCGGTGGGCCGATCATCTCCAGCATGCCATCGACCGATCGATCCTCGCTGTCCCGGAGGATGCGCGCCAGGACCTTGCGCGTCGAGACCGTGTCCCCCTGGTGCGCACCGCTGAGCGCGCCGCGCCAGATCCAGCGCGCCAGCCGCTGGCACGAGCGACGCGACGGCTGCGGATGGAGGTGGAAGAATCGGCCCAGGGTCACGAAGGCCTGCTTGTAGGGCAGCAGTTCGTAGTGCGCGATACCGGCATCGTTCCTGAGGAAGAGGATGATCCGGCTGGCGGTGGCCGCGGTGAGCCGGTACGCCTCCGCGGCCTCTGCGTCAGCCAGGCGAGGCGGCTCGTCGCGTGCACCTTCGACGACCGGCAGCCCGATCAGGACGCGCAGCAGCCGGTGCAGAATCCGCTCTTCGATGTGCCCGAAGCCCAGTTCTTCCAGCTCGGACGAGATCTCGGCGACCGTCGATGGACGGCTGCGGGAACGCGAGCCATTGAGGGCGTCGAAGACGTCTGCATCGTCGAGCGACCTGCCCGCCGAATTGATCCGCTTGAAGATGTCGCGCAGGATGCTTTCGTCGTCGCTGCGGACAACGTAGGCGGGAATCTCGTACTCGCGCAGGCGCCGTCCCAACTGGACTGCCGTGTCACGCCGTGGGCGACTGTCGGCGCCAGCGGCGTGCTCGAGCAGCCAGTGCATCAGCCTTTCCGAATCGAGCACGACGGTCAGCGGCAGCCAGCGCGAAGGGTCGGCACGGCGCCTGCCGGCGGCGGGAGGAATGACGAAGTCGCTGCGGTCGAGATCGAAGTAGAGGGCGAACGCGTCCTGGTCCGGCTCGGCAGCGAGCAGCACGCGGGCGAGCGAGACGATCCGTTGCTGGCCATCGACGACCCAGAGGGCGTTCTCCATTGCCGGTGCGGGAAGGGTGAGCGATCCGATGCGGCCTTCTCCCGCTGGCGCTGTGGCTTCCCAGAGCAGCAGCGTGCCGACCGGGTAGCCGCGATGGAGGCTTTCGAGCAGAAGCCTGGCATCCGCGCGGTCCCACTTGAGGCCGCGCTGGAAACTCGGAATGCGAATCCGGCCACGGGCGACCGCCTCGAGCAGGTCCTGGACGCTGAAGGTGCGCGCCTCGGGGCGTCGGTCGAGTGGCGTGCCGGGGCTGCGGTTGTTGGCGGCCATCGCGGGTATCGTGGTTGGCATACGGCGGCATTGTTTCACATGCCCCGCGTTCGCGCACGGCGCCGGTTGCTGGCGATCTGGGGCTGGCGATCGGGGGTGGGCGGTGGCGCGCACCGGCGGCGGTGACGGGAGGGTGACGGTTCGGTGTGCCGGGGCCTTCAGGCCTTTGTCGTCGCCCGGGCAGGGCGCGGCTCTGGTCCGCTGCGGCTGCCGGCAGCACGAGCTGGCAAGAAGATCCGGGCCGCGCTCCGCGGCGGGAGGATTCTCCCCCATACCCCCGCCAGAGTCGGAGATTCCGGAGTGTGAGCCCTGGCCGCGGGCCGTCATCGCCGTCGCGCCGGCAGCGAGCGGACCTTGTTGCCGGCGGCGCTCGTGCGCAGCGCCGGCTGGTGGTCGAGAGTCATTCGCGCCAGTATCCCGGATCAGCGAGCGCATCGGCGCAGATGACCTGGCCACGCGTGTTGCCGATCGTCCCGGGACGCAGTTCCTTGACCATCCAGGCGTCGGCGTTCCCGGGCGGGATCGGGTAGGGTGCCTGGAAACCCTTGCGCCCGGCCGCTGAAAATCCGGCGCGCGGGTAATAGGACGGATGACCGAGAACGAAGACAAGGGCAATCCCGGCGTCGGCAAGCTGCCGCAGCCCCGCTGCGACAAGTCGGCCGCCGATTTGCCGCGACTGGAAGTCTGAATGGACGGCAAGAGGAGCAAGGATTGCCGCCGCAACGTCCGGGCCAGGTGGACCGATCCCGACCTTGCTGAACAGCACGTGGCCGACGATCTTTCCACTGGCGGCGGCAACCAGCGACAGCACGGGCCGGGCCGTCGGGTCTGCCGACAGGTCGCCAATCAGACGAACGATCTG
This genomic interval carries:
- a CDS encoding DUF262 domain-containing protein, with translation MAANNRSPGTPLDRRPEARTFSVQDLLEAVARGRIRIPSFQRGLKWDRADARLLLESLHRGYPVGTLLLWEATAPAGEGRIGSLTLPAPAMENALWVVDGQQRIVSLARVLLAAEPDQDAFALYFDLDRSDFVIPPAAGRRRADPSRWLPLTVVLDSERLMHWLLEHAAGADSRPRRDTAVQLGRRLREYEIPAYVVRSDDESILRDIFKRINSAGRSLDDADVFDALNGSRSRSRPSTVAEISSELEELGFGHIEERILHRLLRVLIGLPVVEGARDEPPRLADAEAAEAYRLTAATASRIILFLRNDAGIAHYELLPYKQAFVTLGRFFHLHPQPSRRSCQRLARWIWRGALSGAHQGDTVSTRKVLARILRDSEDRSVDGMLEMIGPPPSLLPDVSDRFNFRFATGKLLTLALLSLEPRDLTTGERLTAGQLLRRGQAAHDPSALLQILPRRPGRNDEALQSAANRLLHPPAPGGVRRLLAGTTDEAMLASHGISEAARERLVDSDGAAFLKLRAEWLRPRVQAFFDRRAGWGEPDRPSIASLIIDDEEA
- a CDS encoding type II toxin-antitoxin system HipA family toxin, which encodes MAQHLAVWLNDSHVGQLLLTRNDGCEFRLLESYRSAYPRPVLGQQFVDDPEHVHSSRQRTPAWFSNLLPEGPLRELIARQAGVAVHREFFLLQHLGEDLPGAVRIVADDPLAQGEDAAAPEAPAIPREDHWHFSLAGVQLKFSALQAGRGLTIPVSGTGGDWIVKLPDARFPGVPENEHATMRWAQASGITIPEIHLVPVAEISGLPTAATAFAGQAALAVRRFDRPATGKRVHIEDFAQVLGLYPEQKYAQFNYETLANVVYRLAGEADLDEFIRRLVFVVAAGNGDAHLKNWSLIYPDGINARLAPAYDLVSTIAYRADDQLALNLARSKRWQDVTRESFLRLARRIGDDETRMANRLERARASILAAWHDAGDDWGYTKQARDRIASQLARVPLFAVG
- a CDS encoding N-acetyltransferase, with product MRIELRQAAAADFQAIADLALAAFGAAEGPQIVRLIGDLSADPTARPVLSLVAAASGKIVGHVLFSKVGIGPPGPDVAAAILAPLAVHSDFQSRQIGGRLVAAGLRQLADAGIALVFVLGHPSYYPRAGFSAAGRKGFQAPYPIPPGNADAWMVKELRPGTIGNTRGQVICADALADPGYWRE